The Streptomyces sp. NBC_00670 genome window below encodes:
- a CDS encoding carbohydrate ABC transporter permease — protein sequence MSNGTRTLVSPAALARPRGKAIYWGVFTAVVLLFALAFLFPVYWMVTGAMKSPDEVARTPPTLVPEHWHLSGYTDAWDLMQLPQHLWNTVVQAAGAWAFQLVFCTAAAYALSRLRPVFGKVILGGILATLMVPTQALVVPKYLTVADLPFLHTSLLNDPLGIWLPAVANAFNLYLLKRFFDQLPKDVLEAAEIDGAGKLRTLWSVVLPMSRPVLGVVSIFALVAVWQDFLWPLMVFSDTDKQPISVALVQLSQNIQLTVLIAAMVIASIPMVALFLVFQRHIIAGISAGSTKG from the coding sequence GCGATCTACTGGGGCGTCTTCACCGCCGTCGTCCTGCTGTTCGCGCTCGCCTTCCTCTTCCCCGTGTACTGGATGGTCACCGGCGCGATGAAGTCCCCGGACGAGGTCGCCCGCACCCCGCCCACCCTGGTCCCCGAGCACTGGCACCTCAGCGGCTACACCGACGCCTGGGACCTGATGCAGCTCCCGCAGCACCTGTGGAACACCGTTGTCCAGGCCGCCGGCGCCTGGGCCTTCCAGCTGGTGTTCTGCACCGCCGCCGCCTACGCCCTGTCCCGGCTGAGGCCCGTCTTCGGCAAGGTGATCCTCGGCGGCATCCTCGCCACCCTGATGGTGCCGACGCAGGCACTCGTCGTGCCGAAGTACCTCACCGTCGCCGACCTGCCGTTCCTGCACACCAGTCTGCTCAACGACCCGCTCGGCATCTGGCTGCCCGCCGTCGCCAACGCCTTCAACCTCTACCTGCTCAAGCGGTTCTTCGACCAGCTCCCCAAGGACGTGCTGGAGGCCGCCGAGATCGACGGCGCCGGCAAGCTGCGCACCCTGTGGTCCGTCGTGCTGCCCATGTCACGGCCCGTGCTCGGCGTGGTGTCGATCTTCGCCCTGGTCGCCGTCTGGCAGGACTTCCTGTGGCCGCTGATGGTGTTCTCCGACACCGACAAACAGCCCATCAGCGTCGCCCTGGTGCAGCTGTCGCAGAACATCCAGCTCACCGTGCTCATCGCCGCCATGGTGATCGCCAGCATCCCGATGGTCGCCCTGTTCCTCGTCTTCCAGCGGCACATCATCGCCGGCATCAGCGCGGGCAGCACCAAGGGCTGA